The DNA region AAGGTTCGAGTCGTGTGTGTGAAGTAATGGCGCGCGCTGCGCGTCTCAAACACGCCGCCGCTAAACTAACAGTGCGCTCACGGGGCTAACTGTGCAAAACACGTGAAACTTACACCGCAATACGTTCTTAGTATACCACATATTCGCTAAAATACGAGATAGTGGTAAAgcgagtgtttttattttgttggcgACGATGTTGTTTTGGTGTAATATTAATTAGCCACCAGCGTGAACTACTCTCCCGCTTTTTTATTTGATGCTGGCTGCTTGCGGTTAGCACACGCATGTCTGGGGGTGCAGAGCCCGATGCAGCCAcggttttaatgaaaataaatctatacGTGTATAAAGAGGTGGAAATCTACGTGTTTGCGTGTGATTTGAGCTGTTTTCGGGTCGCAGTGTAAACACGCGTAGAAAAATGCTGGTTAGCCACTTAGCATTTAGCAAACATGGAGAGACCCGCGTACAGATCGCATCATGTGCGAAGCTGCGATCGCTGTAAAGCAAGAGACAAACAAAACGCGCTTACCTGGAAGGTCTCGCCATTCTGCACACAGACTGAGAGACGTATGCTATCTCAAACTGCAAGTGTATTCGAAGACCAAGGTGCTGGCTGTTTGCAGCTGAAATCCAGGTGTCTCCTGCTGCTGGAAAGCGCTTTCGGTAGCACGGAGCTGTGCCAAACTAAACGAATGCAATGCAAACTGCACTAAAGACGCGCAAACGTGTGCGATCTAGAGCATGTGTTTGCACACAGCGTTAGTCTGTGTGGGTAGAAAATGGAGAAATGCTGAAGTATCCACAGGCCGAAGTGACCTGGTTTAAGCCTGCTGTCGAATAGTAGCTAACTAATTAGCTGCTGCCTGGCCTGCCAGCCAGGATTCTTTCACGAGTAAAAGTGGGATGGGAGTCTGAAGAACGCAAGAGACCCGCAAACCAGGATTGGATGACCGCACTCAGCAACAGTCCTTCACTACCCACTCATTCCCAAAGATGCTTAATCAAttgattagattattttatttggacCATTTCCAAATCCAGTTTAGTCAGATAATGTTATTACCGTGAGATAGTGAAGCTAGACTCGTTCAATCAGTGTAATTAACAGAGGCCTACTGAAGTTTCAGTGATGTTTCCAATATCACCAGAGTAAAACACTCTTGAGGACATTAATTCTGATTTAAAGGGGTTACGCAAACTGAGAAATGTTGTGTGTGGGCAATTGTAGGAGGCAACAGGTGTGTGGAAGTTGTTTTATTTCAAAGACACATGACTTCTTTTTCATTATCTAtgctattaaaacacacacacacacacacacacacacacacacacacacacacacacacacaccgtgttaACATTGCATAAAAAATTCCTTTCGGGTTTTCTTGTTTATTCGCACAGTAATACATGTTTATACTAGTCTGGGACTCTAACATTAGCCTCCTTGCACAGTACTGGGAGTAGGTTCGAGATGAGAAGTGCTTGTCAGAGGGTCAGGGTACAAAAAGCATTTGCCCACAGATAAAGAAAAGCACTTTGAGACAGTGTGAAAATCCTTCTCCTCACTGGTAGATTCACGATTTGAACCAATGAAGGTTTAGCACcagtatttgaaaatctagtAAAGGgaagcattaaaatatttggacattctgcagaaaattaaaatgaaacataaaaaactttattattataagatGTGTCCTAtgattatgtaattaaaatataataaagttctTAAGGGTGTTGAACTTATAAAGTTTCAGTTTCTGGTTATAATTTGTAACAAATTGAATGGGGTTGTTTTCTGGGTATTTtgaagaagaataaataaatggttaTAATTTGTATCTGCATTTTTGTATGATATTAGATAAAATGTGGCATGTGTAATGTAGACTGTCTTAttgtgtaataaattattattttaaattaaggtttCTGGGTTTGAAGCTCTTGTAAACATTAATCtccaatttaaaattaaaatcaaacataatcTTCCATCTAACACATGTAATACAATAATCATAAGATGTAATACAACAACAGTTCAATATTCATCTTGATATAACTACTTGTGTGTTTttccataaaagtgcattatATATtcatctcttcttttttcttttggtctttgtttgaaacaaaaaatgctttattaatcttaagaatataaaaaaatattgataatagaAAGACATGCCACATTGGTAACAACAATAGCACATctgacagatttttcttttttttttccagttattttGCAAAACTTTGTTACACATATCCTGTAGCCTATTGTAAAATGTGTTGTATATTTGTCAtagtcatataaaatatttttacaattaatattgGCTAAAAACAAATGGCTTATAttttcacattatcacagttttaccgttaaactttttaaaaaacttttttttaaaatagaaaaatctgGGACTGTGCCAAgggaaaataacataaaaatctatgaattaaagaaaataaactattaaagGCATAGTATAAGGTCCAGCCATTGTGATTTTCATGGTCAGTGTGTAAAATTAAAGTATAGCTTGATGCTGTACACAGGCACTGgtagtatttagttttgtgctgcatacataatttatattcttATACCTTCTTCAGATAACCATGATATTTAATGTCGAACTGTATAAACCAGTGGCGCTGTGCTTCATCCCTCCAGCACATGCTCAaatctgcaaagaaaaaaatcttccTGTCAAATTAAATGGCGTTTGAAGTGGTTTACAGGCCTAAAAGTCAAGTGGCGAGCATTTCGACTTGAACTCTGATAGATTCGCCGCCGCAAAGCAGGATGGGTAGGAATGGGACGCTGAAAGTATGGCGGATGGAGAAGAGACGTAAGTGCCGCAGAATGAACAATCAGCGCAGATGAACTCTTCACGACAGAATTACACGGATATGTGGTCGTGTGCAGGCTTGTCTGAACCTTTTCTCCTTTCTTGTTTTCAGGGAGAAGAAAAGAAGGAGAATAGCGGCGCTGACTGAGAAGTTAGTGATGAAATGCTAAGAGCTGGCTGCAGGTTTGAGGATTGCTTAGCATAGGGACTGTAAAAAAATCACCCTGCATTTGACTTGTAAACAGAGCAGACAAAGTAACAAGAATCTAATGATGAATCGGATTTAAATTTGTGAAGGGCAATATATTAGCAGCACACATAATATAGAAGAGTTATGCTGCTAGGCTTGTTAATAACTTTCAAGGGACCTAAtgaaaaatttaacattacaGTATGTCGTGCAGTTCTGGTCTTCATCAGGTCTGGTCTGTGTTCAGACAGAACATTATCACTTTAACTACATCTGAGCTTTAGCTGTGATTTTCTTATTGTCGCATTCGTTAAGATATAAAACTCTTAAACCTTGTGAAGTGTTATTCTAGTAAGTTCCAGTTTTTGATTTGCTGTGCTGCAAGGGGTACAAGGAAGAATACTCTATCAACAGCACTTAATAACTTATTTACAGATAAACTATGTTCAGAAACCTCAGCATTTTGAAACAGCTGCTTCACAGTTAAAACAATGTGAGCCAAATGTTTGAAGATTCATGACTGAAGTGCAAAAAAGATTTATAGAGATAACTtttatcaaacatttcattgagaAATCAGagccatgtatatatataattgttttaaattctgGTGGTAGTTGCATGTatcttaagtatattttgtttttttgtttttttttgctagcaTGGCAGTTGAAGGTTGCAGTATTGGTGACTGGGATGGCCGCTGGGGTCATGTGCAGAAGTTCCTGGAGAGAACTGGGCCCTTCACACACCCAGACTTTGAACCTAGTGAGGAGGTGAGAAAACAATTGGACAATTTTGCTtgcattttagtacttttatattatattaagttagttatacattttttttatcatcattttaaatcattacagTTTTTGTTGGAAACATGCAAGATCCTGGTCATTGGGGCTGGGGGTCTTGGCTGTGAACTACTGAAAAACCTGGTAAGGACCCTCTCTATATTTTTTCAATCCAGTCCCTGATTTTTTAAATTAGGGAAAACTTACtgatgatacttttttcttttttttgaagctTTGTCAGGTTTTCGTCATATTCATGTTGTGGATATGGACATCATTGATGTCTCCAACCTCAACAGACAGTTCCTCTTTAGGTATGAATGTGTGCATTTTAAAACAGATATCCACATTTGTTGGCACctacattatttcattttgtctttAAGGTCCAAAGATGTTGGACGACCTAAAGCAGATGTGGCAGCTGAGTTTATAAACCAGCGTGTTCCTGGTTGTAATGTTGTACCGTATCCTTAAAATAATGCTGTGACTATGACTTTACACTCACTGACGTGCTGAACACACATGCTTAACATCTCTGTGAAGGaaacaaatattgtattttcttaatttgattatagacattttaaaaaaattcaggatTTTGACGCTTCATTTTATAGACGTGAGTGCAGATTTTTTTCATCGTATCTGAAACCTTCTCTGTGAAGTATTTATAGAGTCTATGATCTGATCGATGAATATTTCTTCTTTGCTCTGTAGAGTTTCATATTATTGTTTGTGGGCTGGACTCAATCATTGCCAGGCGCTGGATCAATGGGATGCTGGTCAGTTCTGATACATCATGCATTTAACTTTGACAACTGATTTGGATTGAATCAAAAGCCAGTAAACAAATGTTTGCTAAATAATACATTGAAACTACCAGCACTGCCCCCTTTCTAACCATTAACAGACAATCCACGCAgtcagtttatttcttcatctgtaatatttgttttttacagatattgtatttttattttttactctgaattttattttatttattttttatttaaattatcttaaatacttaatttgtGTAATAAGAGGAATGATGTGCAGCCAGCAGGTCTTTATTGTGAATTAAACCCTGAAAGGTTTTTGTGTAATGCTGTAGAAGCACTTGTTACAATACTGAAATTATCTGTAAAATACTCATACTTTTTCTTTTGCCAATTAAATTTCATCGCAAATCCTTTTCttctttatgcattttattttacctaAGCCTACGCTTAGGGCTCGTAGCTGACTAGTCTGTGGTTGTCAAAAGGAATATGCAGTATTGTAATAACCATTATATAGTCTGCCACAGTAGCTATAAGCCCTGACAGACATGTTTTGATTTAACTGTAGTTGGTGTGGTTTCTCTTCAGCTGTCCCTGCTCTCTTATGAAGATGGAGTTTTGGATCCCAGCTCTATCATTCCTCTGATAGATGGAGGGACAGAGGGCTTTAAAGGGAATGCAAGAGTCATCCTGCCGGGAATGACAGCCTGTATAGACTGCACACTGGAGCTTTACCCACCACAAGTACTGTAGTCTCACCCTCATATGCTGTTAATTCCATTCATCACTGTAAATGAAGGGTTTGCTGTGACCATACAATTGTACATCACTCGTATTGCTGAGATGAAGTGACTCTCTGcttttgtctgtgttttcttcAGATCACTTTCCCAATGTGCACAATTGCTTCAATGCCACGGCTACCAGAGCACTGCATAGAGTATGTGAGAGTGCTGCAGTGGCCCAAAGACAAACCCTTTGGAGgtgtttaagatatatatatatatatatatatatatatatatatatatatatatatatatatatatatatatatatatatatatatatatatttttttttttaggagtttaTATGACTCTGAAATTTTTGACGATGCATTGAATGGCTCTACGTTGCCGTGTGATTGTTGTGTGTCTGCAGATGCTGTTGGGCTGGATGGTGATAACCCAGAGCACGTTCAGTGGGTGTTCCAGGAGTCTTTAAAGAGAGCAGCTGAGTTTAATATCACTGGTGTCACCTACAGACTCACTCAAGGTGAAGCCGGCTGGACTGATGTATCTGAGAAACTTCAAAAGTGCTTTCTTACAGACTGTAAGATGTTCATGCCTTTCTTTCAGGTGTGGTTAAACGAATCATCCCTGCTGTTGCATCCACAAATGCAGTCATCGCTGGTATGGATTGAACCTGAGAGGAAACAACTATTTTCCtcccttagtttttttttttttttttttttaattcttaatttatgtaattgagtttgaatttttttctctattttcagCTGCTTGCGCCACAGAAGTTTTTAAAATTGCTACAAGGTGAATCATCTATATGTTTTGATTCCATCTCTGACATTTTGACATTTCAAGTTTGTTTCATGGccagtgaaaaacaaacaaacagaaaacatttactgTGAAAACCTTTTGTGTTTATATCTTATGAACCAAGCCACATTCCTCGAACATGTAAcctaaaatgtgcaaaatgtatatttgaaacattttactaGTCACCTAATCTAGACCTTAATTTACGTGTCTGTTTTCTTTTAGTGCATATATCCCATTGAATAACTATCTTGTTTTTAATGATGTGGATGGATTGTATACTTATACTTTTGAAGCTGAGCGAAAGGTAATGATGatattttcaatctttttttttatctgttacaCAAGTTACAAACGTTCATTTAAGGTCTCTTTACAAAGATTCAGCTTTTTGAAAGTTAAAGATGTGAAATGATCCCAGCTGTTGCCTGTTATGATTGATAGGACAACTGTACAGCATGTAGTCAGGTTCCTCAAAAACTACAGTTCCCGCCATCTGCAAAACTGCAAGAGGTGCTGGAGTATCTGACTGAGAATGCTGCTCTGTAAGTACACGATTCCCTTTAACTCTCTCTCACTGCAAATGATTCATAAATACTGATCTACttgaatttaaaactgtttttagtcAAATGAAGTCCCCAGCTATCAGTACAACACTTGAAggcaaaaataaaacactctaCCTGCAGGTAATTGCCCCCTACAGGGACAGTATTAATATGCTAAGATTCTAAATATAGTgatgtttgttgtatttttttgtactgCTTAAATATTAAGGTTTTATTTGTGTCATTCAGAGCATTGCCTCAATTGAAGAAAGAACAAGACCCAATCTCTGCAAAACTTTGAAAGGTGAGGTGTTTTCCAGCCATGAGAAACACAAAAGCACAGTTGAAATCGAATTCCCAAATGGTCAGGATGTTGACAGCATTATCCTTTTTATAAATGCCATGATTTTTTAATACtacgatttgtgtgtgtgtgtgtgtgtgtgtgtgtgtgtgtgtgtgtgtgtgtgtgtgtgtgtgtgtgtgtgtgttaaagagtTGGGATTGGCTGATGGGCAGGAGTTAGCTGTTGCTGATGTCACCACACCTCAGACTGTCCTCTTCAAGCTCAACTTCACATCAGAAACATGCAGCATTAAACAagtacaaaattaatttaatggcAGAGGTTCCTCAGATTAACCTGCAACAGTTTATGTGGAGCATGTACCTAAATAACTCCCTTCATGTGTAGAGTCTGTATTTGCTTTGTACATCAAACTGAAACATCATGTATTCTCattcatttgtaattaatttgtaaCTCATAATTTATTAGGAATGTTGTAATTTTATCAACCAACTATCCAGACAATTTTAGGATTATTAAGTAAGGATGATGAGACCTGTACCACAAAGCAAGTTTAACCAGTTAGAAACAAGTACTATGAAAGTGGATTGGTGTTCATTGAAATAGTAGCAAACACTGCGCAATTACCTTACTCCAGTGCAAATTAGTCTCAATCAGAGGTCACAAACATGTATTTGACCAATCGTCTTGTCTCAGATGTGCAATAAAGTCACTCATCCTGTATCTCTCATTCTGTGTTCATCATGATCTCTTATGTTGTCTGTTTacattcttgtttttgttttatatatatatatatatatatatatatatatataaaatgaacaatGATGAAACCAATCCTGTATTGAatttctttaaatggttttgtagTAGAGGCCTCTGGTAATCCTGTGTcagttgcagtttttttttttttaagtccgtAGTACTTTACAGTAAGGTCTCATTAGTTAACATCAGCTAATGCATttactaacaatgagcaatacattcgGTACAGTAATTACTGATCTCCGTTAAccttagttaataaaaatacagctctTTGTTAGTTCACAGacagcttgattttaataatgaattagtgaatgctaaaattaaagtaagtgtttttttgttgttgttagtttgTGCAAGTATAGTTAACTGGTGTGAACAAATGGAACCTaagtgtaaagtgttaccattatagTTGTATTTCTCGTTTTGCCTTTGTGTcttgtgaaatatgttttaagTTAATGTTTGTACATATTGTTTACGCAGATGTTTGTGGATGAATTTGACCTATAATAAATTCTTTGCTgacgtttttaatatttattggcaaatttatattttagttgaaaTGTGAGGAAAATTTAATATGTAGCTGTATTCACTCTGTTCACACTTATTTTAAACGCTGTAttataaaatgtgctttaattttatttatgtatttcagtATCTTAAATGTTAGTGTATGCACATTTAGTAATGTAATTAAACACAGCTAGAGTATTAAGAATATTGTTCATGATCAGTAGAGCGCAATTATGACGTGAGGAGTGCAGGTATATGAACATTCTTTATTAGAATTCTCTGTTGGGAGTTTTGGCGATTTGTGCGGTTGGTGTTTTTGTGCGTTTGGCGAGTATTTACAGTGAATTTTTCGGATATTTTTGCGGTTTTTGACTTGTTTTCGGACTTTGACTATCGGCTTTGGATTCGCTTCGTATTTTGACAATCGGTTTTTGACTCCCTTCTGTTTTTGACGCTCGATTTTGACTCTGTTTGGACTCCCGGTTTTGACCCTTTTCTGTTTTTGACCCACGGCTTCGGACTCTCCTGGGATTGGTTGATAGCTCTGCTGCTGAAAAAAACCCCGATCCTTTCAAGGAAATGGGAGCGATTGGTGTTTTATCAGTATGTGTAAGTATGCGATATGCACACAGCAGATTGCTAACAATGACTGCCCAGTAAAGAGCTTCATAAAGTTTcagaacatttcaaaatatattagcACATTTGCTTTAATTTTCACATAGCGATTTGTATTGGTGTACATGTAGAAACACTATAACAAATATGTTTCTGGTCTATGCACTCTTGGATATTGAAATGTACACCTTTTAGAAGTAAAAACCCTTCTCGTGCATAGTGTGCTGTGCAGTACATTACTAAACAAGTTAAAgattacagatttttatttttatttttattttcccacTGAACCTTCGGTCTGTGCAGGTGGAAACACCAAGAGCCGTGTTCGGTGTGCCCCTCATCAGCCTGAGGAAGAGAGGACAGATGAGGCAGGGTCTTCCTCTGGTGCTCACACACATAGTAGAGTTTGTGGAGAAGCATGGTGAGTGTTTGATAGTGTTTCTCAGTGTTTGTCACTTGTATGTAGAGGTTGTGTGTATTtgcaaaatgtgtgtttgtgttcagggcTCAGTAAGAGTGGACTGTTCAGAGTCGGCGGTTCAGTGAAACGCTGGAAGGAACTGAGGAAAGGTTTTGATGAAGGAGGCTTTCCAGAGTTTGACAGTTGGGATATTCTTTCTTCGGCCTCCTTATTGAAAGTTTTCTTCAGGGAATTGCCTGGTGGACTTATTCCAGAGCCACACAGGACACAACTGCTGAAGGTGTTCAGGGGTAAGAGAAGTTGAGCTGGCAATGAGAGAACATTTTAAGTACTTGCTGCAcaacaaaagagatttaaaagatTCGACTCAATCTTACTGAATCCTGGTATCTTGCAGATTCAAAAAAGGAAGAACTAAATCAGGCTGTGAGGACCGTGCTGAACAGTCTTCCAGAGGAACATTTTAATGTCCTCTGCTACCTAATGTTCTTCCTGTCCCGTGTTGCTGCTGAGAGTCATCTAAATCTTATGACATCTAAAAACTTGTCAATAGTTTTTGGACCCAACATCTTTCAGTAAGTGTTTGTATGCGTGTATTCAGCTGATGTAGTCTGATCTTCAGAACACTTTACAAAATAACTTAAGGACTGAGGTGTCTAGAATCACATGCACAAGTTTTCAGGATATTATAAGACACAGAGACCTGTCTGATGGAGCTGTCAGTCATAAAACGAAGATGGGGTGTGTGGTGTATTTATTAAGGTGACATGTATTTGTTATTTGCATGTGCAGCATTCCTTTCGGCCCCACCATGGTTGAAGAACAGGGGCAGTGTAACACTTTGATTGAGCACCTGCTGGACAACCTGATCCACCTGCTGCCAAACATGTACCCTCATGCATCCACCAGCAACACAGCAGTGAGTTTATACTACGTTATAAGTTTGTTTAAAATGATGgttgagtgtttgtgtgattgGTTTGATGAATTAAATAAGGATGTTTTTAACTATTAGTCATTGCTAGTATGTAAGTGTGaaaattctttagttttttttatatatctgagagattaaaatgtttagaaaagtgtttgtgtgtctgaggAGGAAAGGGACTGGACTAATGAAGAGTGTGTCCAACAAATGCCACTCAAAGAAATAAGGTATATAtgctgaaatcacacacacacacacacacacacatgcagacactcaGGATGGTGATCATTATaggtttattataattaattaattgtagcGTGCTTGTCAGTTCAGTCCATTTGGATTGTGGTttttttgtatagcgctttttacgatacaaatcattacaaagcaactttacagaaaattaagtttctacaatatttagtagtagcttatcagtggtgactgtcatttcatgtgcatatagcagaaatgttcagaaaaatcaataaaaagacgtaaacaaacagacgattaacactattaacagcaattatgcaatcaaacttatagcaaaatgtggtagttctgtatgttgtctctggggttagcatcatctgaggtcctctgaggggctggcatcatctcttctcaggtgttctggatccagactggagcttgtgtaaatcctagttaccacgggatgtaaatcccgtggcaaagcagagaaacaaatagagacataatcagcgtagctgctgttccagccaagtaaaattaattcgtttaacccaagctaaagaataataatgcacatttgatcagatataactgcagtccaaaattatgagatgcattatttgaatgcttggccaaagaggtgtgtttttaatctagatttaaacagagagagtgtgtctgagccccgaagattatcaggaaggctattccagagtttgggagccaaatgcgaaaaagctctacctcctttagtggactttgctatcctaggtactatcaaaagtccagcgtttgtgaccttagggagcgtgatgggttgtagcgtggtagaagactagtttaggtacgcaggagcgaagccattaagggccttataagtaagtaataatattttgtaactgatacggaacttaataggcagccagtgcagagactgtagtattggggtaatatgatcatattttcttgacctggtaaggactctagccgctgcattttggactacctgtagcttgtttattgaggatgcaggacaaccacctagcagtgcattacaatagtccagtctagaggtcatgaatgcatgaa from Cyprinus carpio isolate SPL01 chromosome B23, ASM1834038v1, whole genome shotgun sequence includes:
- the LOC109077613 gene encoding NEDD8-activating enzyme E1 catalytic subunit-like isoform X1, producing MADGEETEKKRRRIAALTENMAVEGCSIGDWDGRWGHVQKFLERTGPFTHPDFEPSEESLQFLLETCKILVIGAGGLGCELLKNLALSGFRHIHVVDMDIIDVSNLNRQFLFRSKDVGRPKADVAAEFINQRVPGCNVVPHFKKIQDFDASFYRQFHIIVCGLDSIIARRWINGMLLSLLSYEDGVLDPSSIIPLIDGGTEGFKGNARVILPGMTACIDCTLELYPPQITFPMCTIASMPRLPEHCIEYVRVLQWPKDKPFGDAVGLDGDNPEHVQWVFQESLKRAAEFNITGVTYRLTQGVVKRIIPAVASTNAVIAAACATEVFKIATSAYIPLNNYLVFNDVDGLYTYTFEAERKDNCTACSQVPQKLQFPPSAKLQEVLEYLTENAALQMKSPAISTTLEGKNKTLYLQSIASIEERTRPNLCKTLKELGLADGQELAVADVTTPQTVLFKLNFTSETCSIKQVQN
- the LOC109061758 gene encoding protein FAM13A-like, with product MGAIGVLSVCVETPRAVFGVPLISLRKRGQMRQGLPLVLTHIVEFVEKHGLSKSGLFRVGGSVKRWKELRKGFDEGGFPEFDSWDILSSASLLKVFFRELPGGLIPEPHRTQLLKVFRDSKKEELNQAVRTVLNSLPEEHFNVLCYLMFFLSRVAAESHLNLMTSKNLSIVFGPNIFHIPFGPTMVEEQGQCNTLIEHLLDNLIHLLPNMYPHASTSNTAEERDWTNEECVQQMPLKEIRLMLPKIGRLGRLRKRLRGFWRKLCSCTYSIDVECGIHHIALT
- the LOC109077613 gene encoding NEDD8-activating enzyme E1 catalytic subunit-like isoform X2 — protein: MLRAGCSMAVEGCSIGDWDGRWGHVQKFLERTGPFTHPDFEPSEESLQFLLETCKILVIGAGGLGCELLKNLALSGFRHIHVVDMDIIDVSNLNRQFLFRSKDVGRPKADVAAEFINQRVPGCNVVPHFKKIQDFDASFYRQFHIIVCGLDSIIARRWINGMLLSLLSYEDGVLDPSSIIPLIDGGTEGFKGNARVILPGMTACIDCTLELYPPQITFPMCTIASMPRLPEHCIEYVRVLQWPKDKPFGDAVGLDGDNPEHVQWVFQESLKRAAEFNITGVTYRLTQGVVKRIIPAVASTNAVIAAACATEVFKIATSAYIPLNNYLVFNDVDGLYTYTFEAERKDNCTACSQVPQKLQFPPSAKLQEVLEYLTENAALQMKSPAISTTLEGKNKTLYLQSIASIEERTRPNLCKTLKELGLADGQELAVADVTTPQTVLFKLNFTSETCSIKQVQN